A DNA window from Alligator mississippiensis isolate rAllMis1 chromosome 11, rAllMis1, whole genome shotgun sequence contains the following coding sequences:
- the LOC132243331 gene encoding butyrophilin subfamily 1 member A1-like produces MCRVYPVSGHFVLPDALQSYLEESSYSKVTVTLDPDTAHPCLVLSQDRRSVRRADTRQHLPDNPERFDMHCCVLGCEGFTSGRHCWEVEVPESRFWAVGVVRESVRRKGQIHFCPEQGIWAVRRCLGQCQALTSPRPTRLSLHWSPRRIRVYLDYAAGWVSFLDAGTEAPIFTFPPASFTRDRIRPWLWLCGTGAELRLWH; encoded by the exons ATGTGCCGTGTGT ACCCAGTAAGTGGCCATTTTGTTCTTCCAGACGCTCTGCAGTCTTATCTGGAGGAGAGCTCATATTCCAAAG TGACAGTGACTCTGGATCCAGACACGGCTCATCCCTGTCTTGTCCTTTCTCAGGATCGGAGAAGTGTGAGACGTGCAGACACACGGCAGCATCTGCCTGACAACCCTGAGAGATTTGACATGcactgctgtgtgctgggctgtgagggaTTCACCTCggggagacactgctgggaggtggaggtgccAGAAAGCAGATtctgggctgtgggggttgtCAGAGAGTCAGTGAGAAGAAAGGGACAGATCCACttttgcccagagcaggggatcTGGGCTGTGCGGCGCTGCTTAGGTCAGTGCCAGGCTCTCACTTCTCCTCGTCCCACCCGCCTATCCCTGCACTGGTCACCTAGAAGGATCCGTGTGTATCTGGACTATGCAGCAGGGTGGGTGTCGTTTCTCGACGCTGGTACGGAGGCTCCAATCTTCACCTTCCCACCAGCCTCTTTTACTAGGGACAGAAtccggccctggctctggctgtgTGGCACTGGAGCTGAACTCAGACTGTGGCACTAa